DNA from Campylobacter sp. CNRCH_2014_0184h:
TTAAATTTTCAAAATCCATTTTAGCAATTTGCTCTTCTTGATATTCTCTTGGTTTAGCATAAAATACAAACACAGCCAAAAACAGACCAACTAGCATACAAATAGCCGCAAAAGCCATAGTTTGAGAAACTTCTCCTAGGCTAATTTGTACCCCATTTGAATTTAAATTATCCACAAGCAAAGTTTGAAAAATAAGCCCAAAACCTAAAGGCACTACCATATAAGGAGTTGTAAGTCCAAAAGTTAGCGCACAAGCTATGGCTCTACGATCTATTTTTAATTTATTAAAAAGTTTTAACAAAGGTGGAATTAATAAAGGTACAAAAGCCACATGGATAGGGATTAAATTTTGTGAAAAACAAGCAATAAATGCCAAAGAAAGTATAAGTAAGTATTTTTTATGTGAAATATAATGCGAAACTATTTTAATCAAATATGCTGTTAAATTAGTTTTTGATATAGCAGCAGCCACCGCTCCAAGTAAAATATAACTTAGTGCTGTTTGTAAATTTCCTTGCATACCGTCAATTAAAACTTTCATAGAATCCATCATAGCTTGTGGAAGTTGAGTAAAAAACTCCATCAAAGTTAAATGCTCTATATGCATAAATTTAGACCAAACGCCTACAAAAAGCCCAGAAAGCAAAACACTAAGCAAAACATTAAACCTAAAAAAACACAAAAGCGTCATTAATACAACGCCTATAAATACCGGATTAGTTAAAAGCATTACATTCCTTAAATCAAAATAATTGCACATTTTAAATAATTTTCTTTAAAATACCATTTAAGTTTAAAAAATTTAAGCAAAAATTGCAAAATAAAAGCATAAAATGATAGTTTTTACTTTAAAAAAGGATACAAATGAGAAGTGACGCGATCAAAAAAGGACATTTAAAAGCACCAAATCGTTCTTTACTTAGAGCATGTGGCTTAAATGATGATGATTTTAACAAGCCTTTTATAGGTGTAGCAAATAGCTATATAGATATCATCCCAGGACATTTTTTCTTAAATGAATATGCAAAAATCATTAAAGATGAAATCCGCAAAAATGGTTGCATTCCTTTTGAATTTAATACTATAGGTGTTGATGATGGCATTGCTATGGGGCATGATGGTATGCTTTATTCTTTACCAAGTCGTGAAATCATAGCAAACTCTATTGAAACAGTGATGAACGCACACCAACTTGATGCACTAATTTGTATCCCAAATTGTGACAAAATCACTCCAGGTATGCTCATGGGGGCTTTAAGAGTTAATGTGCCGACTATTTTTGTGAGCGGTGGGCCTATGCGAGCAGGAGTAAATAAACACGGAGAAAAAATCAGCCTAAGTTCTGTTTTTGAAGCAGTGGGGGCTTATGAGGCTAAAAAAATCAATGAAGAGGATTTAAAAGATATAGAATGCAAAGCTTGTCCTAGCGGTGGATCTTGCTCGGGTATGTTTACTGCAAATTCTATGAATACTTTATGTGAAGCTATGGGCATAGCGCTTGAAGGAAATGGAACTATTTTAGCACTTAGCAAAGAAAGAGAAGAGCTTTTAAGAAAGGCTGCGCGTAGAATTTGCGAGATTGCCCTAGATGAGCGTTTTAAAATTCGCAATATCATTACTAAAAAGTCCATTAATAATGCTTTAGTTGTTGATATGGCTATGGGTGGAAGCTCAAATACTATCTTGCATATGCTTGCCATTGCTTATGAAGCGGGTGTAAATTTGGATATAAAAGAACTCAATCACATCAGTGCTAATGTGGCTCATATAGCCAAAATTGCTCCATCTTTAAATACTGTTTATATGGAAGATATACACAAAGCAGGTGGAGTAAGTGCAGTAATGGCTGAAATAGCTAAAAAACCAGGCCATATTTTAGAACTTGATACTCTAGATATTAGCGGAAAAACTTTAAAAGAGCGCATTGAGAATGCTAGCATTAAAGATGAAAATATTATAAGAAAAATAGACAATGCCTATTCGAATGTAGGTGGACTTGCTATACTTTTTGGAAATTTAGCAGAGCAAGGCTGTGTGATAAAAACTGCAGGTATTATGGGTGAACGTAAATTCAAAGGTAAAGCGGTTTGTTTTAATTCTCAAGAAGAAGCCATTAAAGGCATTATAAAAGGTAAAGTTAAAGAAGGTGATGTGTGTGTGATACGCTATGAAGGACCAAAAGGTGGACCTGGCATGCAAGAAATGCTTAGTCCAACTTCATTGCTCACAGGCATGGGACTTGGTGCTAAAGTAGCACTTATAACAGATGGTCGTTTTAGCGGAGCTACAAGAGGGCTTAGTATAGGTCACATTTCTCCTGAAGCTGCAGAAGGTGGGCTTATAGCGCTTTTGGAAGATGGTGATGAGATAGAAATTGATGTGGATAATTACAGTATCAATGCAAATTTAAACCAAGATGAAATCACCAAACGCAAAGCAAACTTTAAAATGCCAAATAAACAAATAAATTCAAGATGGCTTAAAATGTATCAAAAACTTGTAAGCAATGCTAGCAAAGGCGGAGTTTTAGACTTAGAATAATTTTCTTAATTTCTTAGAGAAATTAAGAAATATCTTTTAAATGCGAAAACAAAAATATGAAAAATTATGTTAAAGTGGCCGGGAGAAAGGGATTCGAACCCCTGGAGGTGTGACCCTCAACGGTTTTCAAGACCGCCGCTTTCGACCACTCAGCCATCTCCCGAAAGAATAAAATATCAAGTGTTAACATCGCATTGGAGGCGACATCCGGATTCGAACCGGAGATCAAGGCTTTGCAGGCCCATGCCTTACCGCTTGGCTATGTCGCCTTGAGTTACCAAAAAGTGGTGCCCGAGGCCGGACTTGAACCGGCACGGAAGAAAAATTCCGAGGGATTTTAAGTCCCTTGTGTCTACCAATTCCACCACCCGGGCGGGTGATAATGGAGCGGGAAACGAGATTCGAACTCGCGACCCCAACCTTGGCAAGGTTGTGCTCTACCCCTGAGCTATTCCCGCATGTAAAATTGAAATTATATCTATTAAAGCTTAAAGATATATAAAAACTTCTTTTTTTGTCACCTTTTAGATAGTTTCCATCTTAAAAATTTATTTTTTTATAAATATTTTATAAGTAAAATAAACTTTAGAAAACAACATAAGGGGTAAAAATGTTTAAATTTAACAACTTATCTAATAAGTTAACAATAATAGCTTGTTTTTTAATAGCTGCTATATTGATAGTTGTAAATGTAATCAACTATTATCAATCTAAAGACAGTACTAGCTATTATCTTGAAGAAATTCAAAAGAAAACTATGTTTGATGTTAATGAAGCATACAAGATATATTCTAATAGCAAAAGATCGGCTATTGCATCGATTGCAATATTCATTGAAAAAAATCCAAAACCAAATGCAAATGAGCTTTTTGATGTTTTAGAATCAATAAGATCAGCTGGTGGATTTGATGTAACATATATTGGCTTTGAAGATGATGGTAGTTTATATCAATCTAATAGA
Protein-coding regions in this window:
- the ilvD gene encoding dihydroxy-acid dehydratase, which produces MRSDAIKKGHLKAPNRSLLRACGLNDDDFNKPFIGVANSYIDIIPGHFFLNEYAKIIKDEIRKNGCIPFEFNTIGVDDGIAMGHDGMLYSLPSREIIANSIETVMNAHQLDALICIPNCDKITPGMLMGALRVNVPTIFVSGGPMRAGVNKHGEKISLSSVFEAVGAYEAKKINEEDLKDIECKACPSGGSCSGMFTANSMNTLCEAMGIALEGNGTILALSKEREELLRKAARRICEIALDERFKIRNIITKKSINNALVVDMAMGGSSNTILHMLAIAYEAGVNLDIKELNHISANVAHIAKIAPSLNTVYMEDIHKAGGVSAVMAEIAKKPGHILELDTLDISGKTLKERIENASIKDENIIRKIDNAYSNVGGLAILFGNLAEQGCVIKTAGIMGERKFKGKAVCFNSQEEAIKGIIKGKVKEGDVCVIRYEGPKGGPGMQEMLSPTSLLTGMGLGAKVALITDGRFSGATRGLSIGHISPEAAEGGLIALLEDGDEIEIDVDNYSINANLNQDEITKRKANFKMPNKQINSRWLKMYQKLVSNASKGGVLDLE
- a CDS encoding Na+/H+ antiporter NhaC family protein, whose protein sequence is MLLTNPVFIGVVLMTLLCFFRFNVLLSVLLSGLFVGVWSKFMHIEHLTLMEFFTQLPQAMMDSMKVLIDGMQGNLQTALSYILLGAVAAAISKTNLTAYLIKIVSHYISHKKYLLILSLAFIACFSQNLIPIHVAFVPLLIPPLLKLFNKLKIDRRAIACALTFGLTTPYMVVPLGFGLIFQTLLVDNLNSNGVQISLGEVSQTMAFAAICMLVGLFLAVFVFYAKPREYQEEQIAKMDFENLKMSKKEWGVLAGLLLTLILQILTHNLPLSGLLGFVLMVVLGGVEYNKVNLVFDDGLKIMGYIAFVMLVASGYGEVLKQSGGIAELVKTSVPFMAQSHFLAIFIMLAIGLLITIGIGSSFGTIPIIAALFCPICIELGFSPAAIIFIIGVAGALGDAGSPASETTLGVSVGLNADKQGDHIKDTCIPTFLCFNGSLLILGSVIAFCLL